A genomic window from Candidatus Equadaptatus faecalis includes:
- a CDS encoding 1-(5-phosphoribosyl)-5-[(5-phosphoribosylamino)methylideneamino] imidazole-4-carboxamide isomerase → MAVILLPAIDLFGGKVVRLTQGDFDTRRDYGVDALDTAKQFMDAGCAYIHVVDLEGAKQGHPCHLNILENIAKLGMYVQYGGGLRSEEAVADALSAGAGRVMVGSLLFTDKDAPARLFDRFGSAVMPSVDVKNGKVVHSGWLKGTDSLPADEIKKFKICGYNVFLVTDTERDGKMEGARRELYEPLVSDNHEIVAAGGITSADDLKMLAETGVAGAVIGKSLYEGGITLEEALAAVKGK, encoded by the coding sequence CTGGCTGTGATTCTCCTTCCGGCGATAGACCTTTTCGGAGGAAAGGTCGTCCGCCTTACGCAGGGCGATTTTGACACGCGCAGGGATTACGGCGTGGACGCGCTGGATACGGCGAAGCAGTTTATGGACGCAGGCTGCGCCTATATTCACGTTGTTGACCTTGAGGGAGCAAAGCAGGGACATCCCTGCCACCTCAATATTCTTGAAAATATAGCAAAGCTCGGCATGTACGTTCAGTACGGCGGAGGACTGCGCTCTGAAGAGGCTGTTGCTGACGCGCTTTCGGCAGGAGCCGGACGCGTTATGGTTGGCAGTCTGCTTTTCACGGACAAGGATGCGCCGGCAAGGCTTTTCGACCGCTTCGGAAGCGCCGTTATGCCTTCAGTCGACGTAAAGAACGGCAAAGTCGTTCATTCAGGCTGGCTTAAGGGAACCGACTCCCTGCCGGCAGACGAAATTAAAAAGTTCAAAATCTGCGGCTACAACGTATTTCTCGTGACAGACACGGAGCGCGACGGTAAAATGGAGGGCGCAAGGCGGGAGCTGTACGAGCCGCTTGTCAGCGACAATCATGAAATAGTCGCAGCGGGCGGAATTACCTCCGCGGATGATTTAAAAATGCTTGCGGAAACAGGCGTAGCCGGTGCCGTCATAGGCAAAAGCCTTTACGAGGGCGGCATTACTCTTGAAGAAGCTCTTGCGGCAGTGAAAG
- a CDS encoding imidazoleglycerol-phosphate dehydratase, whose amino-acid sequence MEAKIERNTKETQISLVLEHPASAKRVIETNCGFLNHMLDLLCHRAGLGICLKAHGDVEIDYHHLTEDVGIALGQALREVAKERPIERYGFLLPMDGSLVQTALDFSGRGALYWTGDFPTEKAADFDLELVPEFFRGFAREAGLTLHIDLLKTDNSHHAAEAVFKSVGMCLRQALVPAQANPSTKGLWL is encoded by the coding sequence ATGGAAGCAAAAATTGAGAGAAACACGAAAGAAACGCAGATTTCGCTCGTGCTTGAACATCCGGCGTCAGCCAAACGCGTCATAGAGACGAACTGCGGTTTTCTGAATCACATGCTTGATTTGCTCTGCCACAGGGCAGGGCTCGGAATATGCCTTAAAGCGCACGGCGACGTTGAGATAGATTACCATCATCTCACCGAGGACGTAGGAATTGCGCTCGGCCAGGCACTGCGCGAAGTCGCTAAGGAGCGCCCGATTGAGCGCTACGGTTTCCTGCTTCCCATGGACGGTTCCCTCGTTCAGACAGCGCTTGATTTCAGCGGACGCGGCGCTCTTTACTGGACGGGAGATTTCCCGACGGAGAAGGCTGCCGATTTCGACCTTGAACTTGTGCCTGAGTTTTTCAGGGGCTTTGCGCGCGAAGCAGGGCTTACGCTGCATATTGACCTGCTGAAAACCGACAATTCGCACCACGCGGCGGAAGCAGTTTTCAAATCTGTAGGAATGTGCCTCAGGCAGGCTCTCGTGCCCGCGCAGGCAAATCCGAGCACAAAGGGGCTCTGGCTGTGA